A single Salminus brasiliensis chromosome 20, fSalBra1.hap2, whole genome shotgun sequence DNA region contains:
- the LOC140542038 gene encoding chemerin-like receptor 1 produces the protein MNSTPMMETQYTSNGNKSNITMAALTPCQDMACILYVLANMLIFILGIAGNGLVIWIAGFKIKSTNATWYLSLALSDVIFCCTLPIGIVQVVTDDWIFGLFMCKFMFFNMFFNWFSSIFLLVIISVDRCLITMFPVRAQNHRTVGKARIIVCLTWLVSAICCMPSAFYLDVEYDEKDNRSFCFQNYQNDQQEVADVVCRFIFGFVIPFLIIILCYVIIIRKLKTNQMTKKSNKPMKIMTVLIAAFLVCWLPFHTFALMRLDYDKYSLSFLRSGYKIGIILANANSCINPFLYTFMGKDFKKQCHAVLSKIENAIREDEGQHRLSTGTTVNSSGDRSLSTSL, from the coding sequence ATGAATTCAACCCCAATGATGGAAACCCAATATACTAGCAATGGAAACAAATCAAACATAACCATGGCAGCTCTAACACCTTGCCAGGATATGGCATGCATTTTATATGTGCTAGCAAACATGCTCATCTTCATCCTGGGAATTGCTGGAAACGGTCTGGTGATCTGGATTGCAGGGTTCAAGATAAAGTCCACCAACGCTACCTGGTACCTAAGTCTGGCCTTGTCTGATGTCATATTCTGCTGCACGCTTCCCATCGGGATTGTCCAAGTGGTTACAGATGACTGGATATTTGGACTGTTTATGTGCAAATTCATGTTTTTCAACATGTTCTTTAATTGGTTCAGCAGCATCTTCCTCCTCGTCATCATCAGTGTGGATCGCTGTTTGATCACAATGTTTCCTGTGCGGGCGCAGAACCATCGTACCGTTGGAAAGGCTAGGATCATCGTCTGCCTGACTTGGCTCGTGTCAGCAATATGTTGCATGCCTTCAGCCTTTTACCTAGATGTTGAATATGATGAAAAAGATAATAGAAGCTTCTGTTTTCAAAATTACCAGAATGATCAACAGGAAGTTGCTGATGTGGTGTGCAGATTTATTTTTGGATTTGTAATCCCCTTCCTGATCATCATCCTCTGTTATGTCATCATTATACGAAAGCTGAAGACCAACCAGATGACCAAAAAGTCCAATAAGCCCATGAAGATCATGACTGTGCTGATCGCTGCTTTCTTGGTCTGCTGGCTGCCATTTCACACTTTTGCTTTGATGAGACTTGACTATGACAAATATAGTTTGAGTTTTCTCCGTTCAGGATATAAAATTGGCATCATTCTTGCCAACGCAAACAGCTGTATCAACCCGTTTCTTTACACATTCATGGGGAAGGACTTTAAGAAGCAATGTCACGCTGTTCTGTCGAAGATTGAGAATGCAATCCGGGAGGATGAGGGCCAGCACAGACTCAGTACAGGGACAACAGTCAACTCTTCCGGGGATAGGAGTCTTTCAACAAGTCTTTAA